One Micromonospora sp. FIMYZ51 genomic window carries:
- a CDS encoding GNAT family N-acetyltransferase: MRTTAHVSVRHAALADAPPLTSTLVSALVNTPDTAWFIPDDDARRAVFAELCAGLIDYVLGNGGGMVYTVEDRSAAGIWYPSTSTLPSLVTFLSRAHAHSPAGERIRQAEAVLAAHSPAIRHHRLGYLGVTPDRQRSGLGTALLRHRHATFDSAGISSYLVATSPGSRDLFARHGYRLMHRAPIRLPHDGPTFWPMWRQPRSGHAHPRNPR, from the coding sequence ATGCGCACCACCGCGCACGTCAGCGTGCGGCATGCCGCCCTTGCCGACGCGCCGCCTCTCACCAGCACGCTCGTCAGCGCGCTGGTCAACACACCGGACACGGCATGGTTCATCCCAGACGACGACGCCCGCCGTGCCGTTTTCGCCGAGCTCTGCGCCGGGCTGATCGACTACGTCCTCGGCAATGGCGGCGGCATGGTCTACACCGTCGAGGACCGAAGCGCTGCCGGCATCTGGTATCCGAGTACCAGCACTCTACCGAGCCTGGTCACCTTCCTCAGCCGCGCTCACGCCCACAGCCCTGCTGGCGAACGCATCCGCCAAGCCGAGGCCGTGCTCGCCGCGCACAGCCCCGCCATCCGACATCACCGCCTCGGCTACCTGGGCGTCACACCTGACCGTCAACGCAGCGGCCTGGGTACCGCCTTGCTGCGCCATCGACACGCCACGTTCGACTCCGCAGGCATTTCCTCGTATCTCGTGGCAACGAGTCCCGGCAGCCGGGATCTCTTCGCACGTCACGGCTACCGACTCATGCACCGTGCGCCGATCCGGCTGCCGCACGATGGCCCAACCTTCTGGCCGATGTGGCGCCAGCCCCGCTCGGGCCATGCGCACCCTCGGAACCCGAGGTGA